One stretch of Alcaligenes faecalis DNA includes these proteins:
- a CDS encoding RnfH family protein, producing the protein MTELSVSVIVATQAQVWKAALRLPAGSCVRDALLKAGIAEGLRECGLPPLDDEQGLDALHVGVYGQRCQLDQLLQDQDRVEVYRELVFDPMDSRRRRYAHKLAARAAARPRRKPARA; encoded by the coding sequence GTGACTGAATTATCCGTCAGCGTGATTGTGGCGACCCAGGCCCAGGTCTGGAAAGCCGCCCTGCGTTTGCCTGCGGGCAGTTGTGTCCGTGATGCCCTGTTAAAAGCAGGGATTGCCGAAGGGCTGCGTGAGTGCGGCTTGCCGCCGCTGGACGATGAACAGGGCCTGGACGCGTTGCACGTCGGTGTCTACGGCCAACGCTGCCAGCTGGACCAGCTCTTGCAGGATCAGGACCGGGTGGAAGTCTACCGTGAGCTGGTCTTTGACCCCATGGACTCCCGCCGTCGTCGCTACGCACACAAGCTGGCCGCCCGCGCTGCCGCCAGACCCCGCCGCAAACCTGCCCGCGCCTAG
- a CDS encoding type II toxin-antitoxin system RatA family toxin, translating into MHTVKRSVLLPYSCEQMFDLVAEVEKYPEFMPWCGGATVNQRDEKGMEASVTISIAGIRQTFTTRNEHDYPNRIVLRLVKGPFSALTGDWQFTPLGEDGCKIVFTMEYEFSSRALEMVVGPIFNRVANSFIDSFTRRAQEVYGD; encoded by the coding sequence ATGCATACAGTAAAACGCTCCGTCCTCCTTCCTTATAGCTGCGAACAGATGTTTGACCTGGTTGCAGAGGTGGAAAAATACCCTGAGTTCATGCCCTGGTGTGGTGGCGCGACCGTCAACCAGCGCGACGAAAAGGGGATGGAAGCCTCGGTTACCATCAGCATTGCGGGTATTCGTCAAACCTTTACCACACGCAACGAACACGATTATCCCAATCGTATTGTCTTGCGCCTGGTCAAAGGGCCATTCTCGGCCTTGACGGGGGATTGGCAGTTTACTCCTTTGGGCGAAGACGGTTGCAAGATCGTGTTCACCATGGAGTACGAGTTCTCCAGCCGGGCGCTGGAAATGGTGGTCGGCCCCATCTTCAACCGCGTTGCCAACAGCTTTATCGATTCCTTCACCCGCCGTGCCCAAGAGGTCTACGGTGACTGA